The following are from one region of the Sorghum bicolor cultivar BTx623 chromosome 2, Sorghum_bicolor_NCBIv3, whole genome shotgun sequence genome:
- the LOC8059745 gene encoding uncharacterized protein LOC8059745: MLSRFLSVTARRLRTRHPTRRLHAGAGAVVAPPAPAQAALVQSGIRPESLPRHVAVVMDGNRRWAQARGMLTAEGHEAGRRALEHTIWRSHAWGIRALTVFAFSQENFGRPKMEVDYVMGLIERTIRDNIDEYARNGIRMHVIGDPSRRPASLQNAAREAEEMTRNNSQLHLMLATCYSGRWDIVRACRELAGEVQGNLLMPEDIDESLLASKLATGVAGEFSCPDLVIRTSGEVRLSNFLMWQSAYSELYFTDTLWPDFGEAEYLQALTSFQNRERRFGQRNA; this comes from the exons ATGCTGTCTCGCTTTCTGTCTGTTACTGCTCGCCGTCTCCGCACGCGCCACCCGACCCGCAGACTGCACGCCGGCGCGGGCGCCGTCGTCGctcctccggctccggctcaGGCGGCGCTGGTCCAGAGCGGGATCCGGCCGGAGTCGCTGCCGCGGCACGTGGCGGTGGTGATGGACGGGAACAGGCGATGGGCGCAGGCGCGGGGGATGCTGACGGCGGAGGGCCACGAGGCTGGCCGTCGTGCGCTGGAGCACACGATATGGCGCTCCCATGCCTGGGGCATCCGCGCGCTCACCGTGTTCGCATTCTCCCAGGAGAACTTCGGCCGCCCCAAG ATGGAGGTCGACTACGTGATGGGATTGATCGAGCGGACGATCCGCGATAACATCGACGAGTACGCGAG GAACGGGATCCGGATGCATGTCATCGGCGACCCCTCAAGACGGCCGGCTTCTCTGCAGAACGCTGCTCGGGAAGCGGAGGAGATGACGAGGAACAACTCGCAGCTCCACCTGATGCTGGCGACCTGCTACAGCGGGCGATGGGACATCGTGCGAGCGTGCCGAGAGCTCGCCGGCGAAGTGCAGGGCAACCTCCTCATGCCGGAGGACATCGACGAGTCGTTGCTTGCTAGCAAGCTCGCGACAGGCGTCGCCGGAGAGTTCTCGTGCCCCGACCTGGTCATCAGGACGAGCGGCGAGGTGAGGCTGAGCAACTTCTTGATGTGGCAGTCCGCCTACTCTGAGCTCTACTTCACCGACACATTGTGGCCGGATTTTGGGGAGGCCGAGTACCTGCAGGCGTTGACCTCATTCCAGAACAGAGAACGGCGGTTTGGTCAAAGAAATGCTTGA
- the LOC8057961 gene encoding uncharacterized protein LOC8057961 isoform X1, giving the protein MARADVMQLNGLQKNVTQEWDTFMSWLRSERGVMTQAEVLVPLSIILFAIQIIFGWWRRCCHSSLIKYLLWLAYSTTPSVVIYTLGLMQLSSVNGELFHIWSVALLVALGGTNSMTAYVIEDNEQYWRHFVQQLLYVINFFAMLKVHLKLETFLDLVYSFLLVFILSLNVGRIYASKTASSFSDDRSLYLAEYMKHEHKNTTSYDPVTLEGYNYLVSWRRVSSEGLRRFPLVGDKITVSDIWLDSGINVQLKELSLSFALFQLLRRRFFGVSCPESKLQKTHDLIFRGLLLNVEENYRTTFRVIEAELVFAHDHMFTSSASFNTRLGKPIIILSIIKSVIYCYAILWSILKHENVSKVFMGLLLALELLQLYVYLSSDWAKLRSICRLECSLEGTCDIGCLFWDRLPQLFGRWQNKIGQLSLLKDLHRQSFTHDMLGTLSWCISAKILQCQESSFSRGISNPGIKGPDHIRLCDNVKLAVAQTLKRNAGKLSNGESSLRRNGQDRLIWACRQKNHANSMLIWHIATEYCEIIHVHQSATAEQISDNDLNLARSLSRYCGYLMAFVPELLPDHHLDTTVCFHGVRKDALEFLQEEISLESKCRKMKNFSWRLPRHQGTFVKGILLGKQLEKIGPARCWTVLVDLWTEMILYIAPSDNARDHIQHLANGGEFLTHLWALLSHAGILTREEHSLDEENTVVQP; this is encoded by the coding sequence ATGGCCAGAGCAGATGTAATGCAACTAAATGGGTTGCAAAAGAACGTGACACAAGAATGGGATACTTTCATGTCCTGGTTGCGCAGCGAGAGAGGGGTCATGACCCAAGCTGAAGTTCTTGTGCCTCTTTCAATAATACTTTTCGccattcagattatatttggcTGGTGGAGACGCTGTTGCCACAGTTCACTCATCAAATACCTGCTCTGGCTTGCTTACAGTACGACACCCTCTGTGGTGATCTACACTCTTGGTCTTATGCAGTTGTCTTCAGTTAATGGTGAGTTGTTTCATATTTGGTCTGTTGCGTTGCTCGTGGCCCTTGGTGGTACAAATAGTATGACGGCCTATGTCATAGAAGACAACGAGCAGTACTGGAGGCATTTTGTTCAGCAACTTTTGTATGTGATTAACTTCTTTGCCATGCTTAAGGTCCATTTAAAACTCGAGACATTCCTGGATTTAGTTTATAGTTTCTTATTGGTATTTATTCTATCTCTGAATGTTGGAAGGATTTATGCGAGTAAGACAGCAAGTAGTTTCTCAGATGACCGAAGCCTGTATCTTGCAGAGTATATGaagcatgagcacaaaaatacaaccAGTTACGACCCTGTCACTCTAGAAGGCTACAACTACCTTGTATCTTGGAGAAGGGTATCAAGTGAAGGATTAAGAAGGTTTCCATTGGTAGGTGATAAGATAACTGTCAGCGATATCTGGCTTGATAGCGGGATCAATGTACAATTGAAGGAGCTGTCCCTTTCCTTCGCCTTATTTCAGCTGTTAAGGAGGCGTTTCTTTGGGGTTTCTTGTCCTGAATCCAAGCTTCAGaaaactcatgatcttatttttCGTGGACTGTTGTTGAATGTAGAAGAGAATTACAGAACTACATTCCGGGTGATTGAGGCAGAATTGGTTTTTGCTCATGATCATATGTTTACCAGCTCTGCTTCCTTCAACACTAGATTGGGTAAACCTATCATAATCCTAAGTATCATTAAATCAGTCATTTATTGTTATGCAATACTATGGTCAATTTTAAAGCACGAAAATGTTAGTAAAGTATTCATGGGGCTACTTCTGGCACTAGAGCTATTACAACTGTATGTTTATTTGTCATCCGATTGGGCTAAGCTACGATCTATTTGTCGGCTTGAGTGTTCTTTAGAAGGCACTTGTGACATTGGTTGCCTGTTCTGGGATAGGCTTCCGCAGTTATTTGGACGGTGGCAAAACAAGATTGGTCAGCTCTCATTACTCAAGGATTTACACCGCCAATCATTCACACATGACATGCTAGGAACTCTATCTTGGTGTATCTCTGCAAAGATTCTTCAGTGCCAGGAATCATCCTTCTCGAGAGGTATCAGTAACCCAGGTATTAAGGGGCCAGACCACATTAGGTTGTGTGACAATGTTAAGTTAGCAGTTGCTCAAACTCTGAAACGCAATGCTGGTAAACTGTCTAATGGAGAATCATCTTTGAGGCGCAATGGTCAAGATAGGCTTATATGGGCATGCAGACAGAAAAATCATGCCAACTCCATGTTAATTTGGCACATTGCAACAGAGTATTGCGAGATCATACATGTGCATCAGTCAGCCACAGCGGAGCAGATAAGTGATAATGACCTTAACCTTGCTAGATCACTGTCAAGATACTGTGGATACTTAATGGCATTTGTCCCAGAACTGCTTCCTGACCATCACTTGGACACTACCGTGTGCTTTCATGGAGTAAGGAAGGATGCCCTAGAGTTCCTGCAGGAAGAGATATCACTTGAAAGCAAGTGTAGAAAGATGAAAAATTTCAGCTGGCGATTACCACGACATCAGGGAACTTTTGTGAAGGGGATACTGCTTGGGAAGCAGCTGGAAAAAATAGGTCCTGCCAGGTGCTGGACGGTACTGGTAGATCTCTGGACCGAGATGATACTGTACATTGCTCCATCAGACAATGCAAGAGATCATATACAGCATCTGGCAAACGGTGGGGAATTCCTTACTCATTTGTGGGCCTTGCTTTCGCATGCTGGGATTTTAACTAGGGAGGAACACAGCTTGGATGAAGAAAATACAGTTGTCCAGCCTTGA
- the LOC8057961 gene encoding uncharacterized protein LOC8057961 isoform X2, with product MARADVMQLNGLQKNVTQEWDTFMSWLRSERGVMTQAEVLVPLSIILFAIQIIFGWWRRCCHSSLIKYLLWLAYSTTPSVVIYTLGLMQLSSVNEYMKHEHKNTTSYDPVTLEGYNYLVSWRRVSSEGLRRFPLVGDKITVSDIWLDSGINVQLKELSLSFALFQLLRRRFFGVSCPESKLQKTHDLIFRGLLLNVEENYRTTFRVIEAELVFAHDHMFTSSASFNTRLGKPIIILSIIKSVIYCYAILWSILKHENVSKVFMGLLLALELLQLYVYLSSDWAKLRSICRLECSLEGTCDIGCLFWDRLPQLFGRWQNKIGQLSLLKDLHRQSFTHDMLGTLSWCISAKILQCQESSFSRGISNPGIKGPDHIRLCDNVKLAVAQTLKRNAGKLSNGESSLRRNGQDRLIWACRQKNHANSMLIWHIATEYCEIIHVHQSATAEQISDNDLNLARSLSRYCGYLMAFVPELLPDHHLDTTVCFHGVRKDALEFLQEEISLESKCRKMKNFSWRLPRHQGTFVKGILLGKQLEKIGPARCWTVLVDLWTEMILYIAPSDNARDHIQHLANGGEFLTHLWALLSHAGILTREEHSLDEENTVVQP from the exons ATGGCCAGAGCAGATGTAATGCAACTAAATGGGTTGCAAAAGAACGTGACACAAGAATGGGATACTTTCATGTCCTGGTTGCGCAGCGAGAGAGGGGTCATGACCCAAGCTGAAGTTCTTGTGCCTCTTTCAATAATACTTTTCGccattcagattatatttggcTGGTGGAGACGCTGTTGCCACAGTTCACTCATCAAATACCTGCTCTGGCTTGCTTACAGTACGACACCCTCTGTGGTGATCTACACTCTTGGTCTTATGCAGTTGTCTTCAGTTAATG AGTATATGaagcatgagcacaaaaatacaaccAGTTACGACCCTGTCACTCTAGAAGGCTACAACTACCTTGTATCTTGGAGAAGGGTATCAAGTGAAGGATTAAGAAGGTTTCCATTGGTAGGTGATAAGATAACTGTCAGCGATATCTGGCTTGATAGCGGGATCAATGTACAATTGAAGGAGCTGTCCCTTTCCTTCGCCTTATTTCAGCTGTTAAGGAGGCGTTTCTTTGGGGTTTCTTGTCCTGAATCCAAGCTTCAGaaaactcatgatcttatttttCGTGGACTGTTGTTGAATGTAGAAGAGAATTACAGAACTACATTCCGGGTGATTGAGGCAGAATTGGTTTTTGCTCATGATCATATGTTTACCAGCTCTGCTTCCTTCAACACTAGATTGGGTAAACCTATCATAATCCTAAGTATCATTAAATCAGTCATTTATTGTTATGCAATACTATGGTCAATTTTAAAGCACGAAAATGTTAGTAAAGTATTCATGGGGCTACTTCTGGCACTAGAGCTATTACAACTGTATGTTTATTTGTCATCCGATTGGGCTAAGCTACGATCTATTTGTCGGCTTGAGTGTTCTTTAGAAGGCACTTGTGACATTGGTTGCCTGTTCTGGGATAGGCTTCCGCAGTTATTTGGACGGTGGCAAAACAAGATTGGTCAGCTCTCATTACTCAAGGATTTACACCGCCAATCATTCACACATGACATGCTAGGAACTCTATCTTGGTGTATCTCTGCAAAGATTCTTCAGTGCCAGGAATCATCCTTCTCGAGAGGTATCAGTAACCCAGGTATTAAGGGGCCAGACCACATTAGGTTGTGTGACAATGTTAAGTTAGCAGTTGCTCAAACTCTGAAACGCAATGCTGGTAAACTGTCTAATGGAGAATCATCTTTGAGGCGCAATGGTCAAGATAGGCTTATATGGGCATGCAGACAGAAAAATCATGCCAACTCCATGTTAATTTGGCACATTGCAACAGAGTATTGCGAGATCATACATGTGCATCAGTCAGCCACAGCGGAGCAGATAAGTGATAATGACCTTAACCTTGCTAGATCACTGTCAAGATACTGTGGATACTTAATGGCATTTGTCCCAGAACTGCTTCCTGACCATCACTTGGACACTACCGTGTGCTTTCATGGAGTAAGGAAGGATGCCCTAGAGTTCCTGCAGGAAGAGATATCACTTGAAAGCAAGTGTAGAAAGATGAAAAATTTCAGCTGGCGATTACCACGACATCAGGGAACTTTTGTGAAGGGGATACTGCTTGGGAAGCAGCTGGAAAAAATAGGTCCTGCCAGGTGCTGGACGGTACTGGTAGATCTCTGGACCGAGATGATACTGTACATTGCTCCATCAGACAATGCAAGAGATCATATACAGCATCTGGCAAACGGTGGGGAATTCCTTACTCATTTGTGGGCCTTGCTTTCGCATGCTGGGATTTTAACTAGGGAGGAACACAGCTTGGATGAAGAAAATACAGTTGTCCAGCCTTGA